The sequence ctaaaagggctttatccttttgcttttggccacgttctgcaacccaTACCTCATACGACTCCTTCTTTGTGATCGCCATTATATCAAAAGAGGGACCTACGGGGATGAAGAATCATTTTATTGTAGAAATTCTAAAATTATTGTGGtacagcgtggttcaaacttttggcaggcttttcttttcacggttttatatattttcagcacaaaaataatacacattaaaaactcataatttcataaaaaatactaaaccaaaaaacttttgaacacttgcaaaataatataattacgtgtagattttaaaaaaatattttagcttttgtttcaccacaaagttttacttaattttaaaccacgcgttatttcacttctgtaaattgtactatTTAGCGCGTCGTCAACAACTGACAGTTTTAAGccggatttcgattcgatttttaatcgattcaatcgatatttttttaagaaatgatGAATCGATTTTCGTTTTAGGTTCGATTTTTTTAGCCTTCGGAGTTTTGATCATCTTTCAGCAACTGTGCCTATTTCTTATTTATTGATAAAAACGTGCAGGAAATATATTTGCTGTGATTTTTTATAAATCTAGCTTTATTGGCGCGTATTCACAGaccaaataaaatagtgtttaaattttcaaaaagctcGACCTCTTAAAAACTATGAACTATGACTATACGCCATTATGATGGTGGCTCTGAGTAAAAGGAGAAATATGAAGAAATTGTATCATCACCAACAATTGGCGCTTTGCCGCCTAGGAGATTTTGGCATTGCAGTTGCTTAAGTCAGCCTAGCTATCCCGGCTTCaacataactgacaccaattgcgagcatcaagggagatcaagtcttcttgGCGGAGGTCTTTCGCTTCGTATATTTCCAAATACGGAtgccgataggaacactttctgtGCCGAAACTTTTCATGAATTCCCATAACAAGACCTATCGGGTGGTTCGACGGAGATGACCATAATTCATCGGCACGACTCTTCTCTTGAAAAAGGTCATGCCATCGACTCTCGATACCGCAGCTATGACGAGAGATTAATAGAAAAGTTGTTTTCCTTGTGATTTCTAAGCTAACATTTCAGAGAAGGCAGAACTAACTGAAGAAATGTCTGCGCACAAAATTGGAATATCTGGAAAAAACACAGAAAGCTTGATATTTAGGTATCGAAAACACTATCAATCTAACTCCGAATGGAGGAACAGTGAATAACCCTGCGGTACTCCTTGATGTTGCCAAAGAGCCTCAGTCAACGAAACGATAAAGAAACTGCCGAGTTTTTTTAGCGGTACAACCTTGGTAAACAATTGAGCAGCAATTAACTATTTTCagctcgatttaatcgattaaatcgatttttttgagTATCGAAACGAAAAAATCGATTCtccaaaaaatcgaatcgaatccagctctacacattttgacagcagattattcaatTAGGAACAGCAATTATAAGAAATGATcattaccgttatatactgtggaaatttaaaaacaaactgcattcaaatttcgaaaaaaaaagacttgaaaattttttccttttcccgtctaaaccaagcaaaaatgccactgtgcggcgGTGGAATATTCAATTAGGAAAAGTTGTATAGTAAAATAATCGATTATAACTATTCGAATAGTTTTTCGATTATTGCGAGATTCGatttttcgaatatttttttttttttttttgtaactttcaaTGTGTTCTTTGGCTCGTGAGGATGCTGTGGATTTGCCGTTCCCATATTTCCCATATTTTGTACTTTGCTTGTTTTGAATTCTCGGGACGAGAtagaaaagaaattcattttgcagcaaacaattcatttttaaaatttgtctgacaaaaaattgaattaatgaaatttttaaatcttaattttaatgaaaaaaaataaaaattatttctgaAGCCATCAGCATTGTAAGGGTTTACAAGTAAGATATGTATCAGCTGTTCGTTCCCAGCTACGCTGAGCTATGCATAATTCTCACCTATCCTTTTTTCCCAGTAAACATAGTACGGGTTAATTTATTAGTTTCAAAACTGATACACTTGACTATAACCTTGCTTGGGAGCCATGGGGCAGACTTGGTTAATTTTGTAAGGTCTGGCAAAATATAACCACATCCGCAAAGAAAGCGCGCTCTCTCAGCACCTGTGATGTTTTCTATCATTTCCACTTATGAGATTTGTGTGTATTGAAAGGTACTCGATTACATGCTAATTAATTAGTCGATTAGCCGAGTAATCGATTATAAGCAATACCACTTATTCAGAGTAAATTTGATAaagaaattttaataacaataaattttcTCCCCACAGTTATGTGACTACCCTCATACACATTTTTAAAGGCAACGTTGGACCCGGTCTTTTCGCGATGGGCGATGCTTTCAAAAATGGCGGCCTTATTGTTGGACCCATTTTGCTTGTGGTAATCGGTGTGATCTCAGTGCATTGTCAGCATGTGCTCGTTAATTGTTCCGAGAAGATGCGAGTGCTTACAAATGGTGCGATTTGTGCTGATTATGCCGATACCGTGGAACAATGTTTCGCTAATGGACCAGTCAAATTACGTAATTGGTCGAAAATGATGaaaactattgtgaatatttttatATGCGTTACCCAGTTGGgattttgttgtatttatatggTTTTTATAAGTACAAATATGCAACAGGTGGGTGGTAAAGAATAATTACTTCGTTTAcaaaatattacattaaatatttgttttattttccaGATTTTCAAGGCCTATCAAATTGGCATCGATGTTCATCTTGTTATGTTAATCATAAGCATACCCATTTTGCTTACCTCGCTAATaacaaatttgaaatatttaatgCCCGTTTCACTGATCGCCTCGATTTGTATGATTTTCGGTTTGGCCATAACACTTTTCTATGCTCTTAAAGATGGTTTGCCTAGTGCATCGGAACGAAAACTTTATACGGATAGCTCACGTTTGGCTCTATTTTTTGGTACAGCGATTTTTGCTTTCGAAGGCATCACTTTGGTGTTGCCATTACGTAATGCTATGCGCAAGCCAACCGATTTTGCACGCACTATGGGTGTCCTCAATATGGGTATGTGTTTGGTGACGTTCTTGTTTCTGTTTGCCGGCATTGTAGGCTATCTGAAATGGGGTGAAGATGTAGGTGGTAGCTTGACGCTTAACCTTGGCGATACAATGTGAGTACCTATAATCGCTAGTTTGCTTGATATTACTCAACAAATACTCTCTTACAGCTTGGCGCAATGTGTAAAGATTATGGTTTCGGCGGGCGTTATGCTCGGTTATCCTTTGCAATTCTTTATCGCTATACAAATAATGTGGCCTAATGCACGAAAACTACTACACCTGCAAAATCGTCCCTTCTCTGGAGAGCTGCTGTTTCGCACCATTATGGTTGTACTCACATGTAAGTATTTACATATAAATGTTGAACGTAAAGAGGTCAAGTTGCGAAAATGTAACAAGCTTCATTAAGATGCTCGCCCGACTATATCGGAACtgttttaatatgaccacatgtaACCTTCGAGGCCACACCACTTTCTCTGCTTATAAAAGCGGATGTCGATTGGAAAACTTTCTTAGCTGGAGCGAATTCGTCGAGATGCCGATGCCGCCTCAGTCGGCATagaaaatgtaggtcccgtcctgcctaTTAATgttgcacatgattgaccaaacgggaaaggcgtggacccaagcgcggagctgtaaagtgtcgaagatcatgtgtatgtcttacaaccttagactaaaataGTTAcaactatcattaaaaagagtaGAATCTAatgagtattctgactggaccttgccttctagcgtcacaagCCTTTAAATtacgcttggtcagtgatagcagatgtagaaagtgcggctTGAAGAAGgagacgatcgagcacgttttgtgatcgtaacctgcgcttgtcaggctaagacccTAGATATTacgagtgatacagctgccagatctaggAGCAGAAAGTGGCACAGGtcccagaaagcttctagtagttgccaagagggcggagttaatTTAAAACATAGGTTctgttttttgatagggttttcagcttggtcgttgaaacaacttctggtaacactacggacgcattcagtctacgtgaggcTTCACGGACCACCAAGATCAACCTTTCCTACCCTAACCCGCCTATTTtgagggaaaaattaaaaagtagcacaaCTGAATTATTTGGATGTGAAGCGCGAAATAAATCCCTTCGGAAGTATATCGCGCCTAGCATTTCTTTTTTTAGCTTCATAACTGCGTAGAGATCATCATTGATCTTTTATTGGCGCTTAACACGATTCTGGCcgcttcgtaacaagtcacgccaactATTCCTGATTCGCGACGAATGAATCCAATTGGGAGCAAGCACCAAGAGAGATTGAGCCTTCTtacacctgcctctcccaactcaccTGCCTGCTTCAAAGCTTCAgtatcgactgaaatactttcttggacgGGCTTCTTTCTCCACTCGCATGacatagccagcgaagcctttgggtttttgtTCGCctcactatcgtcatatctgcgtaaggcTCATATAtctcatcattataccttcttCGATACTTGCCGTCGGCATTACGgccaggaccataaatcttccggtgAACTTTTCTTTCTAGCACTCCAATAGCCTTATCATCTTCTATCGACACCGCCCATTAGAACCAGAGAACTCTTTTTTTTTATTGTCTACGCAGTCCCAATCAGCACTGTTGGCAAGAGTTGAAAATACACAAAAAAGAGttattctccttttgatttcttagctgacattgttttcgtgtca is a genomic window of Eurosta solidaginis isolate ZX-2024a chromosome 4, ASM4086904v1, whole genome shotgun sequence containing:
- the LOC137250568 gene encoding proton-coupled amino acid transporter 1 isoform X2, which produces MAESEKQIYSQVSTDNKKLPDINNGKTFNNFPPQQNHVEKLPRLEPKKGGENAPEHPPTSYVTTLIHIFKGNVGPGLFAMGDAFKNGGLIVGPILLVVIGVISVHCQHVLVNCSEKMRVLTNGAICADYADTVEQCFANGPVKLRNWSKMMKTIVNIFICVTQLGFCCIYMVFISTNMQQIFKAYQIGIDVHLVMLIISIPILLTSLITNLKYLMPVSLIASICMIFGLAITLFYALKDGLPSASERKLYTDSSRLALFFGTAIFAFEGITLVLPLRNAMRKPTDFARTMGVLNMGMCLVTFLFLFAGIVGYLKWGEDVGGSLTLNLGDTILAQCVKIMVSAGVMLGYPLQFFIAIQIMWPNARKLLHLQNRPFSGELLFRTIMVVLTLCIAELVPALGYFMSLIGALCSTALALVFPPMIELLIKRDDNKGPGVWLFTKNIFILLLALLGFSTGTYESLSQIVTHFNEMQ
- the LOC137250568 gene encoding neutral amino acid uniporter 4 isoform X1; this encodes MAKMGKKQIYSQVSTDNKKLPDINNGKTFNNFPPQQNHVEKLPRLEPKKGGENAPEHPPTSYVTTLIHIFKGNVGPGLFAMGDAFKNGGLIVGPILLVVIGVISVHCQHVLVNCSEKMRVLTNGAICADYADTVEQCFANGPVKLRNWSKMMKTIVNIFICVTQLGFCCIYMVFISTNMQQIFKAYQIGIDVHLVMLIISIPILLTSLITNLKYLMPVSLIASICMIFGLAITLFYALKDGLPSASERKLYTDSSRLALFFGTAIFAFEGITLVLPLRNAMRKPTDFARTMGVLNMGMCLVTFLFLFAGIVGYLKWGEDVGGSLTLNLGDTILAQCVKIMVSAGVMLGYPLQFFIAIQIMWPNARKLLHLQNRPFSGELLFRTIMVVLTLCIAELVPALGYFMSLIGALCSTALALVFPPMIELLIKRDDNKGPGVWLFTKNIFILLLALLGFSTGTYESLSQIVTHFNEMQ